The DNA window GTATACGAACTTTCCTATGATGGATTTTAAAAGCTCGTTCTCTCTCTTTAGGCGGCTGATCTCATTGACGTTGACCCCAGTACTGCGCGCTGTGCTCGCAAGCCAGTTGTAGACCGTCTTGACCTGTAATCCGTACTCTTCTGCCACCTCGCGGGCGGTTCGTCCGCTCTGAACCTTGGCAACTACCTCTGCTCCGATCTCCCGTTTCCGACTGATCTTACCCATCTTTGCACCTTACTATATTTAGACTAGGTGTTCAAAATAACGGGTACCTATCATTCCTTTTTTTGAAGCGTATTTCTCCAATTATATTGAAGGTACAGAGTTCGAGGTTGCCGAAGCAGAGGAGATTATTTTCGGCGGGAAAATTCCGTCTCAGCGACCGGCCGATGCTCACGATATTCTGGCGACTTTCCGGCTCGTGGCCGATACCAAATTTATGCAATCCTCCATCACGAGCGCCAGACAATTTATAGAACTTCTAAAAACTTGCCACGCACAGATTATGGGGGGGAGACCCGAAAAAGAACCTGGATCCTTCAAGCAAGTGGCAAATCGCGCTGGGAGCACATTATTTGTTAGTCCGGAGCTTGTGCTGGGGACTTTGGAGCGCGGATTCGAAATTCAACAAAGCATCGCGAGCCCGTTCGGACGAGCGATCTTCATCATGTTTCTGATCTCCGAGGTTCATCCATTTCTGGATGGTAATGGTCGAACCGCTCGGATTTTTATGAATATGCAATTAGTGGCGGCGCATGAGTGTCGCATCGTTATTCCGACAGCGTATCGGGAAAACTACCTGAGCGGACTGCGTGCCATGAGTCATAATCGCCTTGCCAGTACGCTAGTGCGCGTCCTAGATTTTGCACAGCGGTATACGAGTCTCATTCAATGGCACAGTCTTGAGGATGCCAAAAAGATTCTTGAGGAAACAAATGCCTTCCTTACGAGCACCGAAGCTGAAGAGCGGGGGACGCTCTTGCGGTTACCTGAAGGAGCGCGAGAAGTTTAGCAGGGCAGGAAACGGACTGAAATTAGGGGGATTAACGGTACTATGTGGCCTTTTTCAACCCTGCTCGTCAACCCTGCTAGAGCAGATTCAAATCTTCTCCCAAAAGTGAAATTATGGATTCCCTGGCGATTGCCGCCAATCCAGCCATTTGCTCCGGGCGCCGATCTTGTCCCTACCGAACGGATCTCATCACCTTTAAGGCAACGAGTGCCTTCACAGTGGGCATCATTTCAATCAGCTGATCTTCTGAAAGCCCATATCCGGAAGTAAATGCATTCATCTCTCAAGAGAGAACTCCATACGGCTTCGCTACACAAGCTAATTGATAATGCGGGACGGGTGCAGCTATGGCAAATTCTAAATCAAGCAGGACGGTATCGTCATAGTTACCTCTACGAATGCGAGCATTCGCACAGCTCACATCCCATTGGCAAATGCCCGACTTTGCATCGATCGCTCCGCACTGTTCAAATCTCTGCATCAAACTAGCCAAGGCAGATTTGGGTTTCTGGGGAAAGATGACATTCTATGACTCAATCAAATGGGGGGGGGGAAGTTTAAAGCTCGACTTCTCTTCTGAGACAATAGCTGCTTAAATCCCAACTTTTCATATACAGACGGCGCGGTTACCACGCCTCCTAAACACAACAGAGCCATCCATGCTGCGGGCTTTTACCCACTTACTAAACTAGATTAGGCTTAATCTCAAATTTAATTTTCGGTATTTATTTGGGACTGTTGCCTAGAGAGTAACCCCGTACCAATGCCCAACAACTTACCAAGAAACAACATACGAGTGGATTCATGAGCGGTATCGAGATAAGTATATAAAGTAAACGTTTTAGTCATACGTATAGTAGGAAGATATGGTTAGCTCAAGTCGAGACAGTGAAAGCAAGCATGTATATCTGTTACATGGGTTTATCGGATCCGGAAAAACAACTTTCGCAAGAATTTTAGCTAAAGAGGTAGTAGCTATGCGACTTTCGCATGACGAATATATGATGCTTTTATACGGTACAAATCCTCCCGAAGACCTCTTCCGGGTATACTATGATCGCGTTACAGAGATGATTTGGAAAATCACGGTAGATCTTATTCAGTTGAATATCCCAGTCATTCTCGACTTTGGATTTTGGACCAAGGAGTCTCGCCTAAAGGCAATCGAGCGGGTTCATCAGATAGGCGCCGAGCCTCATCTATATGCAATGGAATGTAATCCTGCCACCATGAAGGATCGCTGCCTGAAGCGCAACCAGTTAGAAGGGGATACTCTTTTGATTGACGAGCCGGCTTTTGACAAGTTCTTTAAGTTTTATGAGCCGATTTCAGAGGATGAAAAGCCAGTCTTTATTAAGACAGATTAAAAAGCGAAAAGCACATGCCTCGTTAGGATTAGGGTGAACAAAGCCATAGCACAGGTGCTTTACCGTCGAAGCCTAGGGTGCTTCCTTTTTTATCTCCCTTTTTTATCTTCCCTCTGTTCACGCCGCAGCTTGGCCCATCCCTCTTTGTTCTCCTGCTTCGCGCGACCTAGCCCGAGGGCGTCCTTAGGAACATCGCGGGTGATAACGGAGCCAGCAGCAACTAGCGCGCCCTCACCCACCGTTACAGGGGCGACCAGACAGGAGTTGCTGCCGATAAAGGCGTTTTTTCCGATGATTGAGTGGTCCGGCTCCGATATTTGCCCCTTCTCCAACCGAGCAGTCCCCCAGGTAGCTTAGATGCGAGGCCTTTGCGCCAGCCTGTAGGGTTACGTTCTTGGTCTCAACGAAGTTTCCGATACGAACCTCTTGAGCAAGCACGGTTCCGGCGCGCAGATTAGCAAAGGGGCCGACAGAGGAGCCATCACCGACCGAGCATTGCTCAAGGCGCGAGCCGAACTTTATAACGACATTAGCAGCGATAGTCGCATCGATGATTAGGCTAGATCCCTCGATTAAAACGGAGCTGCCAATAGAGGTCATGCCCCGCAACTGCACGTTGGGGCCGATTCTGGCGCTAGCGGCTATAGTTACGGTCGCATCGAGATAGCAGGTATGGGGATCGTCAAAGATAACACCAGATTCAGCAAGCTTTAAGATCTCTCTACGAGCAAGCACCTCGTTAACACGAACGAGATCCGCAGGACTATTTACCCCAGCGGCCTCTTCGGCCTCGCTCAACGGAAAAGCCACAACGGTTTGACCCTCCTTGGCGGCCTTCTCAACTATATCGGTTAGGTAGTACTCACCCTGAGAGTTCTTGTTTGAAAGCCCCTCGACCGCCGGCTTTAAAAAAGAGGAGTCCACCGCATAGAAGCCCGAGTTTACCTCGCTAATCAGTAGCTCCTCAGGCGAGCAGTCCCTGGCCTCAGTGATGCGAACGACCTGCGCAGGGGTCCCAGCCCGGATAATGCGGCCGTAGCCGTTTGGGGGCGGGGCCTGAAATGAGAGCATGCTTAGGGTTGCGCGTTTAAAGGAGTGGAATTCAAGGAGGTGCTTAAGGGTCTCGGGGGTAAAGAGGGGGTGGTCGGCGTAGGTCAGGATAACCGTACCCTGAAAGGAG is part of the Pseudomonadota bacterium genome and encodes:
- a CDS encoding helix-turn-helix domain-containing protein; its protein translation is MGKISRKREIGAEVVAKVQSGRTAREVAEEYGLQVKTVYNWLASTARSTGVNVNEISRLKRENELLKSIIGKFVY
- a CDS encoding Fic family protein, whose amino-acid sequence is MQSSITSARQFIELLKTCHAQIMGGRPEKEPGSFKQVANRAGSTLFVSPELVLGTLERGFEIQQSIASPFGRAIFIMFLISEVHPFLDGNGRTARIFMNMQLVAAHECRIVIPTAYRENYLSGLRAMSHNRLASTLVRVLDFAQRYTSLIQWHSLEDAKKILEETNAFLTSTEAEERGTLLRLPEGAREV
- a CDS encoding ATP-binding protein codes for the protein MVSSSRDSESKHVYLLHGFIGSGKTTFARILAKEVVAMRLSHDEYMMLLYGTNPPEDLFRVYYDRVTEMIWKITVDLIQLNIPVILDFGFWTKESRLKAIERVHQIGAEPHLYAMECNPATMKDRCLKRNQLEGDTLLIDEPAFDKFFKFYEPISEDEKPVFIKTD
- the glmU gene encoding bifunctional UDP-N-acetylglucosamine diphosphorylase/glucosamine-1-phosphate N-acetyltransferase GlmU, whose translation is MDKICCVILAAGVGKRMGGDLPKALTQTREKALIDHVLFGLAPLKPSKTVIVVGHRRELLEEHLRNSPSAHGHSIEYVLQEQQLGTGDAVRAALPALASFQGTVILTYADHPLFTPETLKHLLEFHSFKRATLSMLSFQAPPPNGYGRIIRAGTPAQVVRITEARDCSPEELLISEVNSGFYAVDSSFLKPAVEGLSNKNSQGEYYLTDIVEKAAKEGQTVVAFPLSEAEEAAGVNSPADLVRVNEVLARREILKLAESGVIFDDPHTCYLDATVTIAASARIGPNVQLRGMTSIGSSVLIEGSSLIIDATIAANVVIKFGSRLEQCSVGDGSSVGPFANLRAGTVLAQEVRIGNFVETKNVTLQAGAKASHLSYLGDCSVGEGANIGAGPLNHRKKRLYRQQLLSGRPCNGG